Genomic DNA from Kluyveromyces lactis strain NRRL Y-1140 chromosome C complete sequence:
TCGCACGTTGTTACTGAGGTACGATGGAGCGCGTTAACTCTATTCTTCCTATCTTGTACATTTTCTAAGCGTTGTaagatgcgatgagcttggaaaatttttggGAAACAAACCACTGCtcgaaaaagaaatccGCCAGAAATAAATGCCAGTCACGTGTATATGTTTTAAGGAACCGGGTAGTGGAAATTAGTCAGTACACCAATAGCTAAGTGACAGACTAATGACCGTGTAATACTAAACATTTTCACGAGTAATATATGGTATATACAAGTATAAGTAAATTCAGGAGTGACAAGAGATAGAGAATGTCCCGCTCACGCAGCTACCAATTAAAGccaattgatgaaaaataGTTAAGTACTTTAATCAGTATGAGGTACGCTCGCGGATAGAATTTTCATCTAGCCGTTCTTTTCCCCTCTGTTCATCTACGGTGTATCAGATGGCACAGTGAATAGAAGGCATTAATATGTTTCGTATCACTTTTTTAAGCCAAATAATCAAAAGAACAGTCGACTCGAATTTGATTAACTTAGAGTACTTGCTTTAACCTTGTCTTTTTCTCAAGGTGAAAAGCTTCTCAATTTATACTGGATgtctgttctttttttttttcaggCAGAGAAAATTAGTTGTCCGGGTAAATTATCATATTACCTTTAGACATGTTAAGAATATGATTAGGGCAAAGACAAATATGTTATTGCTAAATTGGAAATCGAAGTGGTTGGAATCATCATCGTTTCACTAGTACAGTTTCTCCGAGAATAAGAGAATTATAATAACCTATTGCTAGATCAATAATTACTGtcttttttcttatcaGAATTCCAGCAGCTTTGTAACGCCGTACGTATCATTCTGACGCTGcagaatgaaaaaaaaaaatgcaaGCTCGAGAGAATAATGCATTTATATCTAAAGAGTCATCTCATCTCGAAAGTAATTAAGCAAGAACAAAGTCGTGTTTGTCTCGTAGAAGCTCAGCTCATCCAAAAGACTTCGATACACTTGAGTACAGCTTATCATGGCATCCAGTGTCCCAGGTCCAATTGCCCTACCAGAATCTCGTTATGATCTAAGCACCTATTGGGGACGTGTTCGTCACTGCGCAGAGATTTCTGATCCAACGATGTTGTTAACGAGCAGTGATGATCTTCAACAAGCTCGCAAAATCATCAGTGCATATCGCCATGGagagttgaaagaaacgACGCCTGAGTTCTGGCATGCAAAGAAACAGCTAGATTCTACTGTTCATCCTGATACTGGTGAAACTGTGTTTCTCCCATTCCGTATGTCCTGTTGTGTGCCCTCAAATCTGATAGTTACTGCTGGTATGTTAACTCCTAATATGGGTACCGCTGGTACCCTGTTCTGGCAATGGGCTAATCAATCATTGAATGTTGCTGTTAATGGGGCCAATGCAAACAAATCTCATCCTATGTCCACCACTCAATTGATTACCAATTATACTATGGCCGTCACTGCATCGTGTGGTGTGGCAGTAGGTTTGAACAAACTAGTTCCAAGGCTGAAACATCTATCAGCAAACACTAAAATGATCTTGGGACGTCTTGTACCCTTCGCAGCTGTTGTATCAGCAGGTATAGTTAATGTATTCTTGATGAGGGGAGGCGAAATCCGTAAAGGAATCTCAGTTTATGACTCCAATGGAGATGAGGTTGGCAAATCAAAAAAAGCAGCCTTCATCGCTGTTGCTGAAACAGCGTTCAGTAGAATATCAAATGCTACACCAATCATGGTTATCCCGCCGTTGATCTTGGTTAAACTACAGAAGACTGTATTAAAGGGGAAATCCATGGCAGTTCAAACTGCTGCCAATTTAGGTGTTATTTTGGTCACGTCTTTCATCGCGTTACCATTTGCGTTGGCTGTGTTCCCACAATATCAATCGATCTCCGTTTCAAGTCTGGAACCTGAGCTAAAAAACAAGGTTGATTCTAATAAAAaaccaattgaaacagtGTATTTCAATAGAGGTATGTGATAATTTTTCCTCATTCACTCTATCAACCATGTAAGACGTTATCGAAACTATCCGTTTCTAGCCGTTGTAATATTGAACATTTTACATAAAAAATTATAGATAGTTATTAATTAAGTAGGCCAAGTACTCGCTATATAGATACATATGTGCTTCTTATCAATTCTAACTAAGAAATAGATTTGTAAATTGTAAATTGAATTAACTACATTCTGTATCTAATTATGAAATGACATTAATTTATTAGCTAAGAGCAGGAATTTGTGAAATTAGAAGTATAGGAAGGATGGGTGGTATTGAAAGAGCCATTAAATTCTCCAGTTATAAGAGATATAACGCGAATACATTCATGCGGTCCAAGTAAGTGAACCGTCAGGACTTGGTAAAAGAGCCAATGAAACTTCTTGCACAGTGGCAGAGTCTATAAATAAGtgtttcaaagattcgtattgttcattttttaAATCCACAAAACAGCAGCCTACACCACCAAGTCCGGTTTCGAAAATTTGGTATCCATAGTTTGAATGTAACTTTTCATGGAATTTTCTTACTGAGGAATGATCTACATCCTTATTGAGAAGTGTGAAGGCGCAtccaccaccaccagcCCCAGTAAGCTTTGTTTGAccaattttcaattcatcacTTAACTGTTTAATAACTTCTAGACCCGGATGTGATACACCTATAGCAACCAACAACCCATGATTAATTCTTATTAACTCTAGCAATTCATCATAATGAATGTCTTTTGAGATATCAGATAATAGCTCTGAACCCCTGAGAGCCACTTGGTTCATGGCTTCTAAAATAGGTTCAGTGATCAACGGCTTTCTGTTGACAAGGTCACCTACTCCAGACACAAGAATTTTAGTGGATCTTTTAATTCTTGTATTAGTTAAGACCATTGGCAGTTGTGGGAAATTGCTTATTTGATCAAACTTGGTGCTGCCATCCTCTTGCCTTTTGAATTTAACTGCGTTACCATATGTAGCCACAGCGTTATCGATTCCAGAAGGAGTTCCATGGATACAACATTCACCGATGAAAGCCCAATGATTGATAAACTCTTTCTCCTCTTGGGAGATACTTTTATCACATGAGATATGACCGCCCATTCTTGCCATTGCAAGAGCAAGACATACAGAAATTGACGCACTAGATCCAAGTCCAGCTCCAATCGGTAAAGTTGATTTCACCGTGAATTTTAAGCCTTTCACATTGGGACACAAACTTAGGTACAAGTATAGGAATGACAATGCAGCATAGTAGTTCAAAGAATCCTTCAAACCTTCCAAAAGTAAATTCAACTGCTCTTTAAGCTTTGGACATAAATGTTTCAGGCCAGCAGCTTGTTTTACAACTTCGCTGTCGattgttttcaattcttccgTGCTCCATTTTGAATCATAATTGATATCTGGGAAGTCTAGCTCTACCCCATCGCCATCCTTAGATTGTTCGATCAGTAAATACGTCCTTAGAGAAGATACACTAGCAGCTATAGCATTCTTATTGAACACGGCTGAATGTTCGCCGAATATAATCACCTTACCGGGAGCAGAAACGATAAATGGAGTTGGAACAGCAGATGTCACAGTCATACTATAATTTCAGAACTTCCTTTGTGGGAACGCAAGTAAAAGCACAGACTTTGTAAGCCTTTTAGATGTCAGTAATTACAAATACAGTGTAGCTAATGACTGTACTTGGGCCAGTTACGAGCTCttaaattcttttctgtcTTCATCTCGTCTCATGTATGTTTAATATCTGAACGAAACTTCGTATATTTACAATTTTCGATGGATGGCCACCTTCGTATTTTGACACTTTGCACAGTCAACAGCGCGTAACGAGAAAGAAACAGTATGATAAAAGGACACAGATTTCAAAGCTTTGTTACCATGCCTCTAAACAATCTGTATAGTAGACAAATGGCACCTCTGGATAAACCTGCAGTATTGTTCTAAGTATTCAAATATGGATTTACATATCAATTCCTGTGTTCAATCAACCCATTTGTGTCACCTTTGCAGAGTTGGTAAGTGTGCGTGTTTCTGTCAGTCAGGGTAACACCCACAATCTTTTATCTTTGTTCTacaaaaactgaaatttGAACAATAAAATGTGGACTCTGTTCAAGTTAAGAGCTTCAGTGGAAGTGATCATTTGGAAAGGTATTTCTAACCTCACTGTTCCTCCATCATCTAAAGTTAATTTCGCTAAACTCAATTTGCTAACTATAGAATGAGCGAGAGCGTTGAGAAGCAGGAGGCGGTTTTCCGCTCTGCGGAAATGTCTCTTGTTGAAATGTATATTCCTCAGGAAATCTCGAGAGATGCTGTATACTCTTTGGGCCATACCGGTTTGGTCCAGTTTAGGGATTTGAATCGTAAGGTTAAGAGCTTTCAGCGTACCTTTGTGAGCGATATCAGAAGATTGGATAATGTGGAAAGACAATACCGttatcttgtttctttattgcAAAAATTCGATATTCCCCTATATCAAGAACCTTTGTCGGAAGAGGTTTCGGCATCGCCTGTGCCACCAAGCACTTCTGTTATTGCTGATCATGTTGAAAATGCGTCAATATTGGAAACCAGAATGCAACAGTTGGTTGAGTCCAGCGATGGTTTGGAAACTAAGAAGACAGATTTAGAGCAATTTAGAGCTGCTTTGCTCGCAGCCGATAAGTTTTTCACCGGAGAGTCAGATTTATCAACATTAAACCACCCACCCACTCAGGACGAGCTTCTGGAACTCGGCGAGGGCCAGAGCTTGGCTCACAGGGCTTGCTTTGTTGCTGGTGTCATTCCAAGAACTAAAGTTGGTACACTAGAACAAATCTTATGGAGAGCAGTGAGAGGTAATTTGTACTTCAAACATTTAGAATTAGATGAACCATTCTATGATCCgaaatcaaaagagaaagttttcaaaaatgcTTTCATTGTGTTCTCCCACGGTGATATGattattcaaagaattcaaaagattgcAGAATCCTTGGATGCTAGCATTTATGACGTGAATGAATCCTCGGACTTGAGATCAAACCAATTGAAGGAGACTAACTCACGCTTACAAGATATATACACCGTGTTGGATTCCACTAATACCACTTTAGAGAGTGAGTTGTTTGccatttcaaaagaattggatGGATGGTACAGGGACATCTCCCATGAAAAAGCCATGTACGAAgtcttgaatctttttgCATATGATTCCAGTCGCAAAATTTTAACAGCAGAAGGTTGGTGTCCAACTGATGAACTGACCGTTGTTCAAaataaattgaaggaaactTGTGTCAGATTAGGTATCGCTTCGCCAGCTATTGTTAATGTGATTGAAACTTCAAGAACACCACCCACGTTCCATCGTACGAACAAGTTTACTCAAGCATTCCAAGATATCTGTGACTGTTATGGTATCGCTGCTTATCAAGAAGCAAATCCTGGTTTGGCCACTATTGTCACTTTCCCATTTATGTTTGCTATTATGTTTGGTGACATGGGACACGGTGCATTGATGGCCATGGCTGCTGCAGTTCTTGttttaaatgaaaagaaaataggCAACATGAAAAgagatgaaatttttgacATGGCCTACAGTGGTAGATACATTGTGTTATTTATGGGTCTTTTCTCCGTTTACACTGGTTTCATCTACAACGATATGTTCTCTAAATCGTTGACTTTGTTTAAGTCCGGATGGAAATATCCTGAGTCTTGGGAAGTGGGTGAAAGCATCACTGCCCATCAAGTTGGAGTATATGCATTTGGTATAGATTCTGCTTGGCACGGCACAGAAAATGCTTTGCTTTTCGCTAATTCGTTGAAAATGAAGCTTTCCATCATTGTGGGTTTCATTCATATGTTCTACTCCTACATGTATTCTCTTGCCAATGACTTTTACTTCAACGATATGGTGAACATCTACTGTAATTTTATTCCTGGTTTGTTATTCTTATCATCTATCTTTGGTTATTTGGTCATTTGTATCATTTACAAATGGTCTGTGGATTGGGTTGCAGATGGTAAACCTGCTCCTGGTTTGTTGAATATGCTAATTAACATGTTCTTGTCCCCAGGTACTATAGAAGATGAACTATACCCTGGGCAAGCGAAGGTACaagttttccttttattaTTGGCACTTGTTTGTATACCATGGTTATTGCTTGCTAAGCCACTACACTTCAAATATACTCAAGATAAACATCAGCATCAACCAATTGCACTGAGTGAAGACGACCAAGTTCCAAACAGTGGTCAAGTTGAAGAGTATGACAATGAACAAATCGAAGATGAGGACGATGACGAGGAAGCTGGACATGGTGAAAATATGGGTGATGTTGTTATTCATCAAGTTATTCATACCATCGAATGGTGCTTAAACTGTGTTTCCCACACTGCTTCGTACTTACGTTTATGGGCCCTTTCGTTGGCGCATGCTCAATTGTCCACAGTTTTATGGACGATGACAATTGAAATTGCCTTCGGTATGTCCGGATTCGTTGGTGTAGTTATGACAGTGGCATTGTTTGCAATGTGGTTCGTGTTAACTTGTGTGATTCTTGTTGTCATGGAAGGTACATCTGCAATGTTGCACTCTTTACGTTTGCATTGGGTCGAATCCATGTCTAAGTTTTTCAAAGGTGAAGGTATTCCTTATGAGCCATTCAAGTTCGTTCATTTGGAATTGGAACCAGAAGCTTCATCATAACCGACTACCTTAACTTTAAAGACAGCTAGCTAATTTCGATTCAGAAATTCTAGCAATGTTGacttttatatatatataactGTATTTGGAATGATAATTTCCACAGCGTATTAAGACAATAAATTAAAATAGCAAATCATTATATCTATTAGATGAATTCCTTCGTAATTGACCTTAACTATCCGAATTGTATTGGTCGGGAGATGAAATTATATGCGTTACCTCATAAAGCTTGTTAAAGTTCCTTCACTGCTACCTGAGAAAAGAAGCTTTCTGGACGGTAGTCCAGTGAATGCAATATTATCTAATGTTAAACAGTTTTGGAACCCTTTATTCGATAAATCCCATGATTTTTTGCATGTTGTCGTCGACAGATTTGTCCAATCTAATGACCAACACTTGACCGATCCATCATCACTACAGGAAAACAACATATCATTAAACTGACGCAAATCTCTAACCCAAGAGTTATGATCTGTCAATACAGCTATTACCTTAAAAGTTGTATCCAACGGGTTTGGTCGCGGTGGTCTATGCGGGATAAACTTTGGCAAAGACACTTTCCAAAGTCGAATGGTACCATCACGGGACGCGGATGCGACATGTTGAAATCCCAAAGGCTGATATTGCGGTTGCAGATGTTGTGGATCTGGTATAAGAATAAGAACTTTTTCTACGGGGAAGTCATGTCCTATCCCCATGGAAAGCCCGTTGCCTGATGGCCAATGTGTCAATCTGATGGCAGAATCATTAGACCCAGTCAAGACAAATTCGCCATGAACATGAAGAGATCTGATCCATTGGGTATGAGGCtggaaagatttgataCACCAACCGTTGGATATATCCCAGATTTTCAAGTAAAGGTCTCTGGAGCAAGTAGCTAGTAGAAGATCCGCacctctttcaaagaattggCAGTCTGATACCGTGTGTTCATGCCCGGCAAGCGTTTTGATGTGAGACAGCGTTGAATCCAATTCTAGTTCCCATATTTTGGTATTCAAATCCTTCGAGGTGGTAGCCAAATATGCCGGTCTTCCATTCTCATTGGGTAAAGAGATCGAGATCGATGTTATACCGTCCATATGAGCCATGGTAGATTGCAATGGAAGTTCCACGTTTAAAATATCGTAACGTAGCAACTTACCAGAGTCTAGTCCTATGAAGATGATCGGTAAACTGGGATGAAGGCATAATGCCGTGATGGAAGCATCCAACGTGATTTGAAACGAAGGAGTGTCACGGGGACACCAATCGCTTGATGCgtttgatatttgattCGTGCTCGATTGTTGTTCATCAATAGATTTTTGTAATTCCTCACAATTCTTCTCCAGTTCCATGATTTTAGATTGCAACCTCACGATAGAattccattttctttcaagaagattGGGATCCTGAGGTATAACGTCCGAACCATTGGGAAGAAGTACGGATTCTAGCTGAACGAGAAGCTCGTCTGAGCCCTCATTTTGTCGTACATAATCGCAAATAGCATGATTTAATGACTGGCGTTGCTTATATGTGAGCATGATCAAAGGCAGGGTTTAGTtaagattgaaaaatgcatGGAATAGTCTCTTATTGGGCAAAATCTGGGGAGTTTCCTCATATCATATCTAATGTATTGGATTGATACTaagaaccaaaaaaaagtgttgatatttttgatgtttACATTTTCGGCAAAAGCACAAACATGCGGCAACTGCCCAGAAATACTTAAATGAGGAACCAAGACTGGCGATGGACCGCTAATACGACAAGAATGTGGCGCATAAACGCCATGTCACTTGCTGTGTATATCTCGGCTCCTAAGCAAGATAAAACTAATCGTATCATAtcatatcacgtgacctcGGTTCTTAAATAAGGGGAAAAACCTGTCTCTGCTCGGCTGGTAAAATCACATGCCAATCGGGGTTCGGCACACTAACCCGGACACAATACCGGCCCACTGCAAATGTTTCCGTCCCGAGAGGAATTCAAACCTAACGGGAATAACGAACGAAGGAACGAGCgtgatgaaaaaaaattgatccTAGCCCTCACCTGTGGTCCGCTATGACCAGTGACCCATTTAATGATCACCTGATATGTAAATACCAAAAAACTCTATATATGGCAATGGTATACCAACCTTCTATACCGTAACAACGCCGGCGTGCGGCCAAGACATAAACACGCGCAGAGAAAAACCTCTGCGCGTGAGTGTATATTCTCTTATCTGTACCTCTTGGACATAACGTGTCACAACTTATATAATACAGAGCAGATACAGGGTACGGTGCCGCACAGCACTTCCAGAGCGCTTGTCTACTCTTCCCTCTTCCATCTTCCATCTCGTCTTTCCTTCTTGCTACTGTGCCTTGCCATTCCCCTGTACTAAATTAGCTCGGATCACATTCACAAAATTTCGTTAGTCACCCTGCAATGTCGCACAGTACCTGCAGTACTAAGCTCGTTTCTCTACCACAATTTCCTtagcttcttttttttggattttttcAGTTTAAACTGCCCTGGGAAAGATGCTGGAAATCAATTTGCGATATATAAAATAGATAAAATAcatctatatatatatatatatagtatGCATCATATTATGTATTCAAGTACATTTATTGAAACTAGGCCTGTTCTCGTAGAAATCAGCTTCAAATTATTTCGTTCGAGTGGACTGAAAGGTTGAACGCACCCTGGTTATTAGTTGTTTCTCATTAAttaatcttcttttttttaagtGTGTGAGTGTGGAAAAGTGGTCATACTAAAATCGTCTTTCGGTTATTAATTCACATTTAGTCGCATGTTCCTTCAGATACACGACAAATAGGAGAATAAACCgttttcaagttcagaagaaatcaaatatCATCAGTCAACACATTAACTATGCCATCTTTGTTAGGTTTGTCTTTCCATAGGAAGAAGACTCATTCTTCGTCACAGTTGAGTTTGGCAT
This window encodes:
- the ERG12 gene encoding mevalonate kinase (similar to uniprot|P07277 Saccharomyces cerevisiae YMR208W ERG12 Mevalonate kinase acts in the biosynthesis of isoprenoids and sterols including ergosterol from mevalonate), which gives rise to MTVTSAVPTPFIVSAPGKVIIFGEHSAVFNKNAIAASVSSLRTYLLIEQSKDGDGVELDFPDINYDSKWSTEELKTIDSEVVKQAAGLKHLCPKLKEQLNLLLEGLKDSLNYYAALSFLYLYLSLCPNVKGLKFTVKSTLPIGAGLGSSASISVCLALAMARMGGHISCDKSISQEEKEFINHWAFIGECCIHGTPSGIDNAVATYGNAVKFKRQEDGSTKFDQISNFPQLPMVLTNTRIKRSTKILVSGVGDLVNRKPLITEPILEAMNQVALRGSELLSDISKDIHYDELLELIRINHGLLVAIGVSHPGLEVIKQLSDELKIGQTKLTGAGGGGCAFTLLNKDVDHSSVRKFHEKLHSNYGYQIFETGLGGVGCCFVDLKNEQYESLKHLFIDSATVQEVSLALLPSPDGSLTWTA
- the VPH1 gene encoding H(+)-transporting V0 sector ATPase subunit a (similar to uniprot|P32563 Saccharomyces cerevisiae YOR270C VPH1 Subunit of vacuolar-ATPase V0 domain one of two isoforms (Vph1p and Stv1p) Vph1p is located in V-ATPase complexes of the vacuole while Stv1p is located in V-ATPase complexes of the Golgi and endosomes): MSESVEKQEAVFRSAEMSLVEMYIPQEISRDAVYSLGHTGLVQFRDLNRKVKSFQRTFVSDIRRLDNVERQYRYLVSLLQKFDIPLYQEPLSEEVSASPVPPSTSVIADHVENASILETRMQQLVESSDGLETKKTDLEQFRAALLAADKFFTGESDLSTLNHPPTQDELLELGEGQSLAHRACFVAGVIPRTKVGTLEQILWRAVRGNLYFKHLELDEPFYDPKSKEKVFKNAFIVFSHGDMIIQRIQKIAESLDASIYDVNESSDLRSNQLKETNSRLQDIYTVLDSTNTTLESELFAISKELDGWYRDISHEKAMYEVLNLFAYDSSRKILTAEGWCPTDELTVVQNKLKETCVRLGIASPAIVNVIETSRTPPTFHRTNKFTQAFQDICDCYGIAAYQEANPGLATIVTFPFMFAIMFGDMGHGALMAMAAAVLVLNEKKIGNMKRDEIFDMAYSGRYIVLFMGLFSVYTGFIYNDMFSKSLTLFKSGWKYPESWEVGESITAHQVGVYAFGIDSAWHGTENALLFANSLKMKLSIIVGFIHMFYSYMYSLANDFYFNDMVNIYCNFIPGLLFLSSIFGYLVICIIYKWSVDWVADGKPAPGLLNMLINMFLSPGTIEDELYPGQAKVQVFLLLLALVCIPWLLLAKPLHFKYTQDKHQHQPIALSEDDQVPNSGQVEEYDNEQIEDEDDDEEAGHGENMGDVVIHQVIHTIEWCLNCVSHTASYLRLWALSLAHAQLSTVLWTMTIEIAFGMSGFVGVVMTVALFAMWFVLTCVILVVMEGTSAMLHSLRLHWVESMSKFFKGEGIPYEPFKFVHLELEPEASS
- the PAC1 gene encoding Pac1p (similar to uniprot|P39946 Saccharomyces cerevisiae YOR269W PAC1 Protein involved in nuclear migration part of the dynein/dynactin pathway targets dynein to microtubule tips which is necessary for sliding of microtubules along bud cortex synthetic lethal with bni1 homolog of human LIS1), whose product is MLTYKQRQSLNHAICDYVRQNEGSDELLVQLESVLLPNGSDVIPQDPNLLERKWNSIVRLQSKIMELEKNCEELQKSIDEQQSSTNQISNASSDWCPRDTPSFQITLDASITALCLHPSLPIIFIGLDSGKLLRYDILNVELPLQSTMAHMDGITSISISLPNENGRPAYLATTSKDLNTKIWELELDSTLSHIKTLAGHEHTVSDCQFFERGADLLLATCSRDLYLKIWDISNGWCIKSFQPHTQWIRSLHVHGEFVLTGSNDSAIRLTHWPSGNGLSMGIGHDFPVEKVLILIPDPQHLQPQYQPLGFQHVASASRDGTIRLWKVSLPKFIPHRPPRPNPLDTTFKVIAVLTDHNSWVRDLRQFNDMLFSCSDDGSVKCWSLDWTNLSTTTCKKSWDLSNKGFQNCLTLDNIAFTGLPSRKLLFSGSSEGTLTSFMR
- the FSF1 gene encoding Fsf1p (highly similar to uniprot|Q12029 Saccharomyces cerevisiae YOR271C Hypothetical ORF), producing MASSVPGPIALPESRYDLSTYWGRVRHCAEISDPTMLLTSSDDLQQARKIISAYRHGELKETTPEFWHAKKQLDSTVHPDTGETVFLPFRMSCCVPSNLIVTAGMLTPNMGTAGTLFWQWANQSLNVAVNGANANKSHPMSTTQLITNYTMAVTASCGVAVGLNKLVPRLKHLSANTKMILGRLVPFAAVVSAGIVNVFLMRGGEIRKGISVYDSNGDEVGKSKKAAFIAVAETAFSRISNATPIMVIPPLILVKLQKTVLKGKSMAVQTAANLGVILVTSFIALPFALAVFPQYQSISVSSLEPELKNKVDSNKKPIETVYFNRGM